Proteins encoded in a region of the Prochlorococcus marinus CUG1416 genome:
- the folP gene encoding dihydropteroate synthase, protein MQIINNTKPWPKGWGQKTSIMGVINLTPDSFSDGGALNSEKKIIDQVNNFLNNGVDVIDLGAQSTRPGAEEVGSKIEIKRLIPYLKIIKSEFPDILISIDTFNSEVAYESLLNGANWINDVTGGRRDKEILDVVSTFNCPFVITHSRGNSNNMNELSKYENVLSEVKSSIETLIKNALEKNISRKNIIVDPGIGFSKDINQNLEILRNLDVFKNLNLPILIGASRKRFIGEILNEKNPKERDIGTLAISCLCSHFKIDIVRVHNVKMNYQILKVADRIYRK, encoded by the coding sequence TTGCAAATTATCAATAATACAAAGCCGTGGCCAAAAGGCTGGGGACAAAAAACCTCAATTATGGGAGTTATTAATTTAACTCCGGATTCATTTAGTGATGGTGGAGCTTTAAATTCTGAAAAAAAAATTATAGATCAAGTTAATAATTTTTTGAATAATGGTGTGGATGTTATTGACCTTGGTGCTCAAAGTACGAGGCCTGGGGCCGAAGAAGTTGGATCTAAAATAGAAATAAAAAGGTTAATCCCATATTTGAAAATAATAAAGTCTGAATTCCCAGATATTTTAATTTCTATTGATACTTTTAATTCTGAGGTGGCTTACGAATCTCTTTTAAATGGTGCTAATTGGATAAATGATGTCACTGGAGGAAGAAGAGATAAAGAAATTTTGGATGTTGTTTCAACATTTAACTGCCCATTCGTCATAACTCATAGTCGTGGAAATAGTAATAATATGAATGAACTTAGCAAATACGAGAATGTATTGAGTGAAGTTAAGTCCTCTATTGAGACTTTGATAAAAAATGCGTTAGAAAAAAATATATCTAGAAAAAATATAATTGTTGATCCTGGGATTGGTTTTTCAAAAGATATAAATCAAAATCTAGAGATTTTAAGAAACTTGGATGTATTTAAAAACTTAAATTTACCAATCTTAATTGGTGCATCAAGGAAAAGATTTATAGGGGAAATTTTAAATGAAAAAAACCCTAAAGAGAGAGATATTGGTACACTTGCAATAAGTTGTCTTTGTTCTCATTTTAAAATAGATATTGTGAGAGTTCATAATGTAAAAATGAACTATCAAATTCTAAAAGTGGCTGATAGGATTTACAGAAAATAG